Proteins from a genomic interval of Rhizobium etli CFN 42:
- the nuoK gene encoding NADH-quinone oxidoreductase subunit NuoK produces MVIGLSHYLTVSAILFTLGVFGIFLNRKNVIVILMSVELILLAVNINMVAFSHFLNDIVGQVFALFILTVAAAEAAIGLAILVVFYRNRGSIAVEDVNMMKG; encoded by the coding sequence ATGGTCATCGGACTTTCCCATTACCTGACGGTCAGCGCCATCCTCTTCACGCTCGGCGTCTTCGGCATCTTCCTCAACCGGAAGAACGTCATCGTCATCCTGATGTCGGTCGAACTGATCCTGCTTGCGGTCAACATCAACATGGTCGCCTTCTCTCACTTCCTGAACGACATTGTCGGTCAGGTCTTCGCGCTGTTCATTCTGACGGTCGCGGCTGCCGAAGCGGCGATCGGTCTTGCAATTCTCGTTGTCTTCTACCGCAACCGCGGCTCGATCGCGGTCGAAGACGTCAATATGATGAAGGGCTGA
- the nuoL gene encoding NADH-quinone oxidoreductase subunit L, which yields MFLYKAIVFLPLIGAIVAGLFGRAIGAKASEYVTSGLMIVAGILSWIVFFNVGMGHLEGGPIKVEVLRWIQSGGIDVSWSLRVDTLTSVMLIVVNTVSTLVHIYSIGYMHTDPHRPRFFAYLSLFTFAMLMLVTADNLAQMFFGWEGVGLASYLLIGFWFKKPSATAAAMKAFIVNRVGDFGFVLGIAGVFVLFGSINLDTIFANASNFAPHEGGGEASEVILNLFGMQLDKAHALTGICLLLFMGAMGKSAQFLLHTWLPDAMEGPTPVSALIHAATMVTAGVFLVARMSPLFELSPDALTVVTVIGAITAFFAATVGLVQNDIKRVIAYSTCSQLGYMFVALGVGAYGAAIFHLFTHAFFKALLFLCAGSVIHAVDGEQDMRYMGGLWPHIKVTGGLMIIGTLAITGVGIPFTPFGLAGFFSKDVIIEATYASHSPVAGFAFSLLVIAALFTSFYSWRLIFMTFFGKPRASHEVMHHVHESPQVMLVPLYLLALGAVLAGYFFEGRFYGEEYAEFWKGALFTGAENELVEEFHHVPALVGLSPFIAMLIGFVIAWYMYIRSPQTPRVLAKQHRVLYHFLLNKWYFDELYDFLFVRTARALGRFLWKKGDVGVIDTYGPNGVAARVVAVTDRVVRLQTGYLYHYAFAMLLGIAALVTWMMLGSSF from the coding sequence ATGTTCCTCTATAAGGCTATTGTCTTTCTTCCCTTGATCGGCGCGATCGTCGCCGGCCTTTTCGGCCGCGCCATCGGCGCCAAGGCTTCGGAATATGTCACCAGCGGCCTGATGATCGTCGCCGGCATCCTCTCCTGGATCGTCTTCTTCAACGTCGGCATGGGCCATCTTGAAGGCGGGCCGATCAAGGTCGAGGTGCTGCGCTGGATCCAGTCCGGCGGCATCGACGTCTCCTGGTCGCTGCGCGTGGATACGCTCACCTCAGTCATGCTGATCGTCGTCAACACGGTCTCGACGCTGGTGCATATCTATTCGATCGGCTACATGCATACCGATCCGCATCGCCCGCGCTTCTTTGCCTATCTGTCGCTCTTCACCTTCGCCATGCTGATGCTGGTGACGGCCGATAACCTAGCCCAGATGTTCTTCGGCTGGGAAGGCGTCGGTCTCGCCTCCTATCTACTGATCGGCTTCTGGTTCAAGAAGCCTTCGGCGACGGCCGCGGCGATGAAGGCTTTCATCGTCAACCGCGTCGGCGACTTCGGTTTCGTGCTCGGCATAGCCGGCGTCTTCGTGCTGTTCGGCTCGATCAACCTCGATACGATCTTCGCCAATGCATCGAATTTCGCCCCGCATGAAGGCGGCGGCGAGGCGAGCGAAGTGATCCTCAACCTGTTCGGCATGCAGCTCGACAAGGCGCATGCGCTGACCGGCATCTGCCTGTTGCTGTTCATGGGCGCGATGGGCAAGTCGGCCCAGTTCCTGCTGCACACCTGGCTGCCGGACGCCATGGAAGGCCCGACCCCGGTTTCGGCCCTCATCCATGCCGCCACCATGGTCACCGCCGGCGTCTTTCTCGTCGCCCGCATGTCGCCGCTCTTCGAATTGTCGCCGGACGCCCTGACCGTTGTCACCGTGATCGGCGCGATCACCGCTTTCTTCGCGGCAACCGTCGGCCTGGTGCAGAACGACATCAAGCGCGTCATCGCCTATTCCACCTGCTCGCAGCTCGGCTACATGTTCGTGGCGCTGGGGGTAGGGGCCTATGGCGCAGCGATCTTCCATCTCTTCACGCACGCCTTCTTCAAGGCGCTGCTCTTCCTCTGCGCCGGCTCGGTCATCCATGCCGTCGATGGCGAGCAGGATATGCGCTACATGGGCGGGCTTTGGCCGCATATTAAAGTTACAGGCGGCCTGATGATCATCGGCACGCTGGCGATTACCGGTGTCGGCATTCCCTTCACGCCGTTCGGCCTTGCCGGCTTCTTCTCCAAGGACGTGATCATTGAGGCGACTTATGCATCGCACTCGCCGGTCGCAGGCTTTGCCTTCTCGCTGCTGGTCATCGCCGCGCTCTTTACGAGCTTCTATTCCTGGCGCCTGATCTTCATGACCTTCTTCGGCAAGCCACGCGCTTCGCATGAGGTCATGCACCATGTGCATGAATCGCCGCAGGTCATGCTGGTGCCACTCTATCTCCTTGCCCTCGGCGCGGTGCTTGCCGGCTACTTCTTCGAAGGTCGGTTCTACGGCGAGGAATACGCCGAGTTCTGGAAGGGCGCGCTCTTCACCGGCGCCGAGAATGAACTCGTCGAAGAGTTCCACCATGTTCCGGCGCTGGTTGGCTTGAGCCCCTTCATCGCAATGCTGATCGGCTTCGTCATTGCCTGGTACATGTATATCCGCTCGCCGCAGACGCCGCGCGTCCTCGCCAAGCAGCACCGGGTGCTCTACCATTTCCTGCTCAACAAGTGGTATTTCGACGAACTCTATGACTTCCTGTTCGTCCGCACGGCGCGCGCCCTCGGCCGCTTCCTGTGGAAGAAGGGTGACGTCGGCGTCATCGATACCTATGGCCCCAACGGCGTGGCGGCTCGCGTCGTCGCCGTCACCGACCGCGTCGTCCGCCTGCAGACCGGTTACCTCTATCACTATGCCTTCGCCATGCTGCTCGGCATTGCGGCGCTCGTTACCTGGATGATGCTCGGGAGTTCCTTCTGA
- a CDS encoding NADH-quinone oxidoreductase subunit M, translating to MTDWPILSTVTFLPLVGVVLLLLMNGDSESGRRNVLWISLITTVFTFVVSLFIWIGFDNANPGFQMLEKHDWLGTGIGYHVGVDGISMLFVILSTFLMPFCVLASWLSIEKRLKEYMIAFLILETMMVGVFVSLDIVLFYVFFEAGLIPMFLIIGVWGGRDRVYASYKFFLYTLLGSVLMLLAIMAMYWQAGTTDITALLAYKFPPALQTWLWLAFFASFAVKMPMWPVHTWLPDAHVQAPTAGSVILAGVLLKLGGYGLIRFSLGMFPVASDYFAPLVFAMSVIAIIYTSLVAMMQDDIKKLIAYSSVAHMGYVTMGIFAANMQGVQGSIFQMLSHGIVSGALFLCVGVVYDRTHTREINAYGGLVNNMPKYAVAMMVFTMANVGLPGTSGFIGEFLTLIGVFRVNTWVALFAATGVILSAAYALWLYRRVIFGALEKEKLKALLDLSRREQLILYPLVALTIFFGVYPAPVFDATAASVDLLVNNYTAAVHAAQNVALSMK from the coding sequence ATGACCGATTGGCCTATTCTTTCAACGGTCACCTTCCTGCCGCTCGTCGGCGTGGTGCTCCTGCTCTTGATGAATGGCGACAGCGAAAGCGGTCGGAGGAACGTGCTGTGGATCTCGCTGATCACCACCGTCTTCACCTTCGTCGTCTCTCTCTTCATCTGGATCGGCTTCGACAATGCCAATCCCGGCTTCCAGATGCTCGAAAAGCATGATTGGCTTGGCACCGGCATCGGCTACCACGTCGGCGTCGACGGCATCTCCATGCTGTTCGTCATCCTGTCGACCTTCCTCATGCCCTTCTGCGTGCTGGCGAGCTGGCTCTCGATCGAGAAGCGCCTGAAGGAATACATGATCGCCTTCCTCATCCTGGAAACGATGATGGTCGGCGTCTTCGTCTCGCTCGATATCGTGCTCTTCTACGTCTTCTTCGAGGCAGGCCTCATCCCGATGTTCCTGATCATCGGCGTCTGGGGCGGAAGAGATCGTGTCTATGCGAGTTACAAGTTCTTCCTCTATACGCTGCTGGGCTCGGTGCTGATGCTGCTCGCCATCATGGCGATGTACTGGCAGGCCGGCACGACCGATATCACCGCGCTGCTCGCCTACAAGTTCCCGCCGGCGCTGCAGACATGGCTCTGGCTTGCCTTCTTCGCCTCCTTCGCGGTGAAGATGCCGATGTGGCCGGTCCACACCTGGCTTCCGGACGCCCACGTTCAGGCGCCGACGGCAGGCTCGGTGATCCTGGCAGGCGTGCTCCTGAAGCTCGGCGGCTACGGTCTCATCCGCTTCTCGCTCGGCATGTTCCCGGTCGCCTCCGACTATTTCGCGCCGCTCGTCTTCGCTATGTCGGTTATCGCCATCATCTACACCTCGCTGGTGGCGATGATGCAGGATGACATCAAGAAGCTGATCGCCTATTCCTCCGTGGCGCATATGGGCTACGTTACCATGGGCATCTTTGCCGCCAACATGCAGGGCGTCCAGGGTTCGATCTTCCAGATGCTCTCGCACGGCATCGTCTCCGGCGCGCTCTTCCTCTGCGTCGGCGTCGTCTACGACCGTACCCATACCCGCGAGATCAACGCCTATGGCGGCCTCGTCAACAACATGCCGAAATATGCCGTGGCGATGATGGTCTTCACCATGGCCAATGTCGGGCTTCCCGGCACGTCTGGCTTCATCGGCGAATTCCTGACTCTGATCGGCGTCTTCCGGGTCAACACCTGGGTCGCGCTCTTTGCCGCCACCGGTGTCATTCTCTCGGCCGCCTATGCGCTCTGGCTCTACCGCCGGGTGATCTTCGGCGCGCTGGAGAAGGAAAAGCTGAAGGCGCTGCTCGACCTTTCCAGACGCGAACAGCTGATCCTCTATCCGCTGGTTGCGCTGACCATCTTCTTCGGCGTTTATCCGGCTCCGGTCTTCGATGCGACGGCCGCCTCGGTGGATCTGCTGGTCAACAACTACACGGCCGCCGTGCACGCAGCGCAGAACGTTGCGCTGTCTATGAAATGA